CCCCCACAGCGGAAGAACAGCATTCAGGGGCAAAAGAAAAAACCTTCCGTCTTCAGGAAGGTTTTGATGACTTTGTTTGGCTACTTTTTCAAAAACTTGGCGATGCCGTCGAGAACCAGGTTCTGCACCGTCGGCGACTTCACCAGGTTCATCACTGTGCCCATGATCCCTTTCGAGGCCGGCGCAGCGGCAGCTGCCCCCCCACCTCCGCTTCCCAGGAACATGGAGGCCAGGTTCATCATGGCGCCCAGGTCGAGGCCGCCTGCGCCGGTGCCAGCCGGCGCAGGGGCCGAGGCGGCCGCAGCCGCCGCCACATCCTGCTCTTCCAGGCGGCGCATCCGGTTATGGACCCAGGTGCCCCGCTTCGGCTTGATGCCGAAATAGCCCATCGTCCGCACCATGGAATCGAGGGCGCCGTCGGCCTCTTTGGCCATCGATTCCATCCGGTGGACATTGGACTTGAGGCGGGCCACCTCTTTTTCGATCCGCTCCAGATCAAGCCCCTTCGACATCAGCGTGCGCAGCAGCGCCAGGGATTCACCACTGCCCCCGTCACCGCCGTCGACCAACCCGCCCCCGTCACCTGGAGCGCCGGCGTTATCTCCCGCCGCCACATTGCCACCCATAGCTGGCAAAGCCAACAGGTTGGACAGGAGGGAACCCACATCTGACGAAGATTCGCCATCAGCGCTCGTTTCGGTGTCGTTTTCGCTGATCTTGACACCGTCATCCTGAGAGGCTGACTTTTTTCTGGCGCGCTTCTTTCCGGTTCTGCCCTTTTCTCTTCCGCCCTCTCCGCCGCCGTCGCCCTTGTCCGGACGGGATTCCTCCTCCCAGGGAAGGAGAACCGACGTCTTCTTCGTTCTTTTTTTACGTTTCTTCCGGGTCCCTGCCGGGGCTTGCGAACGTTCCTCCGCTTCCAATAAGCTCACAATATCGCCGGGCATGTTGCCCCGGCGCCGACTGCCGTTGCCGCTGGAGCGGCGCCGGGCGCCTGTGCTCCGCCTCATGGCCCCACCTCCGGATCCTGTAGCGTCCAAGGATATCCACTATAGTGTACTGGAGGCGGAAAAAATTGGTGCTAACGATCTTCTCAACAACGTTGTCCGCCAAGGAGCCCGTCCAAAGCCTCAACCACGTCAGCGTCCAGATGTCTCCGATGAGCCATGTCCTTCAGCATCCCCTGGATAGCCGCTGTCTCCAACCCTTTGCGGTAAGGACGGTCGGCTGCCAAGGCCTCATAGACATCGGCTACGGCGATGATGCGCGCTTCCATCGGCAGCATCTCACCGGTGATCCCCAGAAAATAGCCGGAGCCATCGAGCCGCTCGTGATGGGACGACGCCCAGAGGGAGATCGTCTCCAAGGCCGGGATCTGGTTTAATATACAGGCCGTATAGTAGGGGTGGTTTCGCACCAGATCAAATTCCTTAGCCGTCAAGGGGCCCGGTTTCTCCAGGATCGCCTTGGGGATGGCAATCTTGCCAAGATCGTGAAGCAATCCGGCCAGATAGATTTGATGCTTGCGCGCTTCCGGCAAACCCATAGCGCCGGCGATCCGCCTGGACCAGTCAGCCACATTGCGGCTGTGGTCGGCCGTGAAGGGCGTCTTCACGTCGATGAAGCGCGCAAAGGCCTTGCCGAGCAGGTGCATCGTCCCCCCAGCCAGGGCGATTGTCTCTTCGGGACGGAAGCGGTCGACGGACCGTCCCTGGGAGAAGGCAAAGAGATCGAGGCAGAAGACGCGGTCCCGCAACAGCGCCTTCAGAGCGGCCACAATGGCTGGATCAAAGACGCCGGTGTCGCGATGGAAGTAATCCTCGACCCGGGTCCGCCAGTTCCAGAAATCGCGGCGCTCTCCGCCGACCCGTTCAGCGGCCACAGCCACGGCCAGAATGCGTGACACCAACGGAATAGCCTGCCCGCTCAACGCCAAGGGACCGCTGCCGTCCCACCGCTCCCGTCGCCGGTGCAAGGCTTGGTCAGCATCCATGAGACTCGTGACGGAATCGAGATTCCCTTCCTCTTCGAAAACCTGGCAGAGGGGGCAGAGTTGGTTTTGGGAAGACACACCGATATCATGAAGCAGAGCGGCGTAGTAGAGGGCGTCCCGCTCACCCCCGCCGATGCGAAGCGCCTGGGCCACATGGTCGGCCAAGAAAGAGATCGACTGGGCGTGCCGCAAGGGCTTGCCTTCCGCCAGGTCGATGGCCAGTGAAAAACCGCCGATCAAGTCGGGCAACGCGATATGCGCCGGTGTCGGCTGTTCTAACATCCGATGGAACGAAGTGTGGGCAAACTCCCTGTTGACGGACATGCAAACCCTCCTCTATGTAACACAGCGCCTCCCTGGTTTCCCCCGAAGACGGCACCATTTTCCTGTGAAGCCAGTCGTTTTCATTTTAATTGAAAACGATTTTCAACGTCAATGCAATTCCGTTTTTTCCGACAAAAGAAAAGGCGCCTCCGCGCGGCGACGCTAAGAACTTCATCAGTGATTCATATGGAGGGTTTATTATCAAAATAGATTGTAAACAGGCTATACGAGAAAGGAGATCTACTCATGCTCTCCAACGAAAACATCCGCATCCTCGCTGTGGAAGATGAAGCCGGCCTGTTGAAGCTGGTCGTCGCCTATCTGGAACAGGAGGGCTTCGCCGTCAAGGGGGCCGTCACCGGCCGGGAGGCGCTGCAAACTTTTAAAGACTGGCAGCCTCACCTGCTGGTCCTGGACCGCATGCTCCCCGACATCAGCGGCGAAGAGGTCTGCCGCCAGATCCGCCGGGAAAGCGACATCCCCATCCTGATGCTGACGGCCAAAGCGGGCGAGGACCACCTCGTCGAAGGCCTCTCCCTCGGCGCTGACGACTATGTGACCAAGCCCTTCAGCCCCAAAGAGGTGATGGCCCGTGTGCGGGCGCTCCTGCGCCGGAGCCGCGCCGACCGCTTGCCCCAGGCGGAGGAGTTCCGCTTTGACGGTGATCGACTGGTTATCCGCGTCGCCCGGCAGGAGGTCCTCAAAGCCGGTGAACCCATCTCCCTCACCACCGCTGAGTTTCGAATCCTCGTCACCCTGGCCAGGCGCCCCGGCATCGCCTACACGCGGGCCCAACTGATCGACAAAGCCATGGGTGAAGATTTTGACGGCTATGACCGCACCATCGACGTCCACATCAAGAACCTGCGCCAGAAGTTGGAGGACAAGCCCAAGCAGCCGCGCTACATCGTGACCGTCTTCGGAACGGGCTACAAATTCGGGGTGGAATCATGAGACTGCAAACCAAACTGGGCTTGGCCTTCGCCGCTGTCGCCACCGGGGCGATCATCGCCGCCGTGCTGCTCGCCAACCTCTCGGTGCGACAGAATTTTGAACAGTACGTTCACCAGCGCCACTACGCCTACTACGAGCAGATCGCCAACAACCTGATCCGCAACTATGAACAGACGAACGCCTTCTCTCCGGCGTCGCTCGATTTTTTCGGCCGCCAGGCGCTCCAAGAGGGCTACCGGTTGCGCCTCGAATCGGATACAGGAGACCTGATCTGGGAGAGCCCGGCGCCGGTGAAACACGGCCTTTCTCCCGACGAAAGCCAGTGGGATTTTCACCGGACCGATCTCTACGCAGGAAACCGCTTTCTCGGGGCCCTCTACCTCCTCTATCCGAAAGCGGAACTGACCTTCGCCGCAGCCGAACGCACCTTTTTAGGCCAACTGTACCGCGGCTTTGCGCTGGCGGCGCTCACCGCCGGCCTGCTTGCCCTTCTCGTCAGCATGCTCATGGGCCGCTACCTCCTGATCCCGATCACGCTGATGCGCGATGTGGCCGTCCGTTTGCGCGCAGGCGATCTGACGCCGGCGATCAACCTCGACCGGCGCGACGAGATCGGCGATCTGGCCCTGGCCATGAACCACCTCACCGAATCGCTGCGTCAACAGGAGGAACTGCGCAAAAACCTGACGGCAGACGTCGCCCATGAACTGCGCACCCCCCTCTCGACCCTGCAAGGCTACCTGGAGGCCTTCCGCGACGGCGTCTGGTCGCCGACGCCGGAACGGCTGGACGCCTGCCACCAACAGACGATCCGGCTGAAAAACCTTGTCAGCGACCTCGAATCGCTGGCATCGGCCGAGGCCGGTTTGGCTTACAACCTGGCGCCGCTCGACTTCTCCGATCTGGTGGCCAAAGTCTGCGAGAGCATGCGACCGCGAATTGAAAACAAGGGGCTGACATTCGAACTTTCCATCGGCGAGGACATCACCGTCCAGGGCGATGCACAGCGGCTCACACAGTTGATTGTCAACCTGGTGGAGAACGCCATCAAGTTCAACCGGCCTGCCGGACAGGTGACAGTCAACGTAAAAAAAAGCAGCCCGCCGGATACAACTGCCCCGGCGGACACTAAATCGCAATTGGAGACAAAAAAATGGGTGGTTTTACATGTTTCTGACAAAGGGACCGGAATCGCGAGCATCGATGTCCCTTATGTATTTGAACGCTTTTTCCGGGGAGACAAATCGCGCACACGCCTGACGGGCGGTTCGGGAATCGGCCTGGCCATCGTCAAAGCCATCGCCGTCGCCCACGGTGGTTATGCATCCATAGCCGAGACATCAGAGAGGGGCACCACTGTAGAAATCGCGCTTCCTATTCTTGTGTGCAGGCCTGGTACACAGGAATGATTTGGAGGCTATTTCCGTCAGGACCGGTCGGTTTGCCCATACGGATCGGCATCCACAGATACCTTGAGTTCGGGTTTTTGCCCGGAAAGATTCTTCCGGACACTCACGGCAGACGGCCTTATACCACTTTAATCTTTGCGTCGTGGTTGATCTCACAGGGATCCTCAAAATTCAACTTCAGTTGCGGCGTCAGCGCCTCTTCGCCTAGTTTTTCAAACCTTTTGCGCTTATGCAAAAGAAAAAGTATAGGAAGCAAAGGTGTTGCAGCCCTTTTCATCCTTCTTCATAAAATCTTCAAATCTCGGATTTACAATCAGATTAATAGACAAGTGACAAGGAACTCCCCTCAACGGAAACAGGAGGACATCGTGGACAACCGTCAAGAAAAACGACAACAATTTCAATCTGAAAAAAGCTCCGGCAAGTGGTACGCCAGCGCCATTGCCGTCACCGTTGCGGCGGCCATCGCCGCCTACGCCTTTTGGGGCGCCGCGCCGGAGAATACCGGCGGCAGCCAAACCTATAATGTGGGCGCCAAGGTCAACTATGCCGGAAAAATCGTTTCCATGGCCTATCTGCCTGCCGTAACGTCCCAAAACGGAAAGGTCGAACTCCCGCTGGCGGAAATCAAAGAAAAGGGCCTGATCCGAACGGAATTCAAAGACGGCAAGCAAAGGCTCCCGCTCATGGCCTACGTGGCGCCCAGCGGCCGCGTCGTTTCCGCCGTCAGCGTATGCGAACCTTGTAACGGCACCTCCTTCACCATCAAAAACAACCAGGTCGCCTGCGATACCTGCGACACCCGCTGGGACCTGGAAACCTTGAAAGGCCTTGCCGGCGGCTGCCAGTCCTACCCGCCTGACCTCTTGAACTACGAGGTGAGCGGCGACAAACTGCTGCTCAACGCCCAGGACTTGTCCAACTGGAAGCCGAGAATCTAAGACCCAACTGAAACTTGCGTTTCTCATCCCCTTTCTTGTTGGCAGGTTGACACCTGCCTTTTTTACACCCAGTGAGGAGGTTATCCCAGTGACGCTCTGGGACGTAATCCGCAAAAATCTAAAGCGCCGTTGGGGCCGGGCGCTTTTTCTATCGCTCAGCCTCTTTCTGGTTGCTGCCGTCACGACGGCCCTTTTCACCGCCAGCCGGGCCATGCAGGTCGAGGTGGCCGACTCCTATGATCAGATCGGCGCCAACATCTCCATCGTCCCGGCTCGGGACGACCTCTCCATTACCTACGGCGGCGTCACCTTGTCGCCTGATGAAGCAGGCGCCCCCCTGCTGACCGACGATGCGCTCGGACGGATCGGCGCCATCCATAACGCCGAGAGCATCGCCCGCGTGGCGCCGAAAGTGATGGGCGTCGCTCCCGTCGACGGCAACCCCTTGACGGTCATCGGCGTCTCTTTCCACGACGAATTGAGGATGAAAAAGTGGTGGACCCTCGACGGCGATACCCCCGTCGAGGCCACCGACATCATCGTCGGCGACGCATTGGCCCGCGAAAAGGGTTGGCAGAAGGGGCAGATTGTCCACATCGGCAATAGTTACGATGAAGCACACGCGGAGCGCGGCAAGGTTGCCAGGGAGAACGGCAACGCCGTTGTTGATCACCGCAGCGCCGGTGGTGCTTACCGCATCACCGGCATCCTGTTGCCGACCGGCGGCGAAGAGGACCGCCTCTTATTCATGGACTGGCGACAGGCCCAGCAACGCCTGCATAGGGGCAACGAGTTGACCTTCATCGAAGTAAGCGCCCTTTGCAGTTCCTGCCCGATTGAAGAGATCACCCGGCAGATCGGTCATGCGCTGCCGGGGACGGAGGTAAAGGCCGTCAAAGAGGCCCTCGTCGCCCGCGAAGCCATCGTCGACCGCTTCACTATCTTGAGCCTACTCGCCGTGGCCGTCACCGTGACCGGCGGGGCATTGCTTGTCTTCCTGCTCGTTGCCGCCGGCGTCCGGGAGCGGACCCGCGAGTTCGGCCTCCTGCGCGCCCTGGGCTATCGCAAAGGCCACCTCTTGCAGACCGTCCTGGCGGAAACGTCGCTCCTGGCCCTGCCTGCCGGGATCGCCGGGTACGGGGTCGGCTTGACCTTTGCCCGCTGGACCGCTCCCCTGATCGTCCAGATGGACATCCAAGTGGTGGGCAGCGCTTCTGAGGCGTTGATCGCCGCCGCCCTGACCCTCGCCGTTGGTCTGCTCGCTTCGTCACTCCCGGCCTGGCGAGGGGCCTCGAAGGACCCTGTTGAGGCGCTGCGCACACTTTAGAAATCAAGGTTACATCGCGATTGTTCCAACCTTTATTAGCTAGCCTTCCGAACCTAACGGCACATTGAGATACCGTGGCATAGGGCAAACCCCTAAAGGAGGGCTCCCCATGAGCGCCCTGGTGACAACAAAAAAACTCTGCAAAAGCTACGGCCAAGGTGAAAGCAAGGTCGAGGTGCTCCACGACATCGATCTGACCGTGCAAGAAGGCGAGTTTCTGGCCCTTGCCGGCCCCTCCGGCTCAGGAAAGAGCACCCTGCTCACCCTGCTCGGCGGCCTCAACCGGCCGGACAGCGGCGAACTGATCATCGACGGGATCGACCTGTACAGCCTGTCCGGCGAACGGATGGCCGATTTCCGCCGCGAATATGTCGGTTTTGTCTTTCAGCAGTTTCACCTCATGCCATACCTGACGGCCTTGGAAAACGTCATGCTCCCGCTGGCGACCACCGGCATCCCCGCACGGGAACAACGGCGCCGCGCCCAGGAACTGCTCCAACAGATGGGCCTCTCGGGCAGGGAGAATCACCTGCCGGGACAACTGTCCGGCGGCGAGCAGGAACGGGTCGCCATTGCCCGGGCGCTCGTCAACAAGCCTGCGCTGATCCTGGCTGACGAGCCGACCGGCGCCCTGGACAGCCAGACGGGCGAACGGATCATGGCATTGTTCGGGGAGCTCAACCGGCAGGGGATGACTATCATCATGGTCACCCACAACCCAGACCACCTGGGCCACGCCTCCCGGACCATCCACATGAAAGACGGGCGATTGCGATGAGCCCTCTGCAAATCATCATCGCTTCCCTGTTCCGGCGACCGGGCAAAAGCCTGCCCATCCTGCTCGGTTTCGCCGTCTGCTGGGCCACCCTGTTTTCCCTGATCACACTGTCCGATGGGGCGACTCAGGCGGCGCAACGGGAGACAGTCCAGGCCGGAAACATGATTCAAGTGACAACGCCGTCGGCATCGATCGCCTTTGCCTACGCCGGCATCCCTGTCACCTCCGGCGTTGCCGTGAGCGACCCGACTCTCCCCCCTGATGCGCTGGAGCGGATGAGCGGGACCGGCCGGCTGTTGCCCAAACTGGTGACGCCAGGCCGCATCAACGGCAAAAAGGCGCTGATCGTCGGCGCGAACATGGCCGACGAAATGGACGTAAAAAAGGGATGGCGCTTCATCGAAGAAACGCTCATCCCTGAAGAAAGGCCTATGAACGGCGCTAGGGAACAGGGGCTTTTTTACGTCGGTTCCACAGCGGCCGAGACACTGCAACTGCGTCCCGGCTCCCCCTTGCGGATCACCGGGGAAAAGGGCGTGATACTTGACGGGATCGTGGGCGCTGTCTTTGCGGCATCGGGAGATGTCGAAGACCGACTCATTTTCACCGATCTAGATTGGCTACAGCGATCGTTGGGAAAAGAAAAAACGCTCACCTTCGTAGAGATACAAAGTGAGCGCGACGGCGCGGAAGCGGCCCGTCTCCTTCAGGAACGCCTGGGACCGTCGGTCGCCGTCCAAGCGGATGCCAATCCCGGCGCCTCGTCCTCACGCCGGGAAATGGCCGCCAGCCTGCAGCGGTTCACATCCCTGGTCGGCGTGACCGTCCTGACGATCTCCTCGTTGCTGCTCTTCGTGACCATGACGGGGGCCATCGAGGAACGGCGGAGCGAATTGGGCCTATTGTTCGCCCTGGGCTTCCGTCCATCCCATGTCCGGCGGCTCCTCATCGGAGAGGGCGTGCTCCTGGCCGGAACAGGCGCTGTTGCCGGCGCCTTAATCGGTTACGGCCTCGCTGTTGCCCTTGCGCCCATGGTGATCGGAGCGGGCATTCCCCTTCCCTTCCCGGCGCTGCCCATGGCAGGAGGGACTTGCTTGGCCCTGCTGCTCGGGGCGCTGGCGGCCTTTCGACCGGCATCGCGGGCGGCGGTCAGAGAGCCGGCGGAGGCGTTTCGCTGACGGTCACGATAGAAAGCGGATACCCAAGATGTTTCGTTCCACTTTCCCATCGGCAACCAACTCATTGACGGCCTGATCTAATTCGGCCATCTGCCCGGCTGCAATCAGGCTGCCGCCGAACATCTGGACGATGAGGTTGTCCATCGTTGTCTCTTCCTGCTCCCGGATGATACGGTACACCTGGTCTTTGATGCGGCTCATGTTCATACCCCTTTACCCTTGCATGTCCTGACTGTCCTTTGACGTCCATCTGTCCCATTCGTGTCCGGTAAGAAATCAAAAAACTAGGCTTACGGAAATCGGCGCTTCGCTTGTCCTGTTGTCAAAAACGCTGCCTCCCGACGAGGAAATGATACCACAATCACAAGTCCAAGGCACCCTGAAAACAAAACCCCCGCCTGACGCGGGGGTTTTCCTTGCCAAAACATATGATTAAGAAGCCAATAGGTCTTAGAGCATCTTCCGAATCTGATCCAACGCCGCCTTGTCTTTCTCTGATACCTTCTGGGTCTTCATCAGTTGATCGAGCAGGGCTTTGATCTGGTTTCCCTGTTCCGGCGACAGGTAGCGCGTAAACTGCGACACCAGTTGGACGGCCTGGTTGCGCTCGTTGTCATTCAAACCCTTCTTCTGCTTCACCTTGTCGATGAATCCCTTGACCTGCTTTTCTTGATCGGCGCCGATGGGCAGATTCATATTGCCTTGATTCATCAACTGGCCCAGAACCTCTTTCAGGTTGCTCAAATCCATAACCCGCTGCCTCCCAAAAACAAAATCTCATCTGCGATCATGATATTAGGGGACAAGGCGACGGGTTCCTGATGAAGGAAATTGCTGGGGCGCAAAATGACCAAAAAATTTCCCGACCGTCGCCGGCCGGGATACATCGCTGGTTTTACCAAAAGAGTCCGCCAGGGGCTCTGAATCCCACATTAGAATATCCAGCCATCCGCCTATCCAGCCCCTCCAGGTTGAAACTTTGGCGTCTGGCGCTTACGGTCCACTTACGGTCCGTATACAGCGACAGCATAGCACCGCTGCGTTAAGGAACTGTGATCGCTCCGTTAACAATCAGCGACGCTTCGGCCAATAGCGATGACCAAGGTAAAAGAGCATCATGATCACCGGGATGTGCAGGCTCCACCAGGCCCAGCGCAAAAACTCGAAGGCCGTTCCGTCGAGGGGATTGCCCACCGTCCTCCCTCCTTCTCAAGGCCCGTCTATCCCACACCCTATGCGCCAACCTTTTCGACTAGAACCGGCGCAACCTCATGTTCTGCCGCCGGAACTGGCATGCTATAGGGAGAAAAGGGACTTGCCCGAAGGAGTGGATCGGCATGGTTGCGCGCCCTCGTGTTCCCTATTTTTCTTTTTTCTCGATCACCTTGTTTTTGTCCATTACCCTGTCTGTGATAGGACTTTTCCCGATAGGTTTTTTCCCAATAGGTCTTTTCCAACTCGAACTTCTCGCCCCTATATCGCTGCCGGCCGCCTATGCCGAAAAATCGCCGCTCCCGGCCTCGTCGACGCCCCTCGATTACCGGATCCAGTGCCGCTATTTCCCCGAGACCACGGCCATCGCCGGCCGGGTGGACTTGACCTGGCGCTTTCCCGGCGCCCAGCCGCTCGATCATTTGGCGCTTCACCTCTACCCGAACGCCTTCCGGCCTGACTCCACCTTCCAGAAGGAATCGTCAGGCAGACACCGGGGCTACACAGCCGGTCAAGGCGACGACGGCGAGATGGAAGTGACCCGGATCACCGCCAACTACGACGGGCAAAGCGTTGACGTGACCAAAGCCCTCCGCTACATCCAACCGGATGACAACAACCCGGACGATAAAACCCTGGCTGCCGTCGACCTCCCCCGT
The Heliomicrobium undosum DNA segment above includes these coding regions:
- a CDS encoding ABC transporter permease, which translates into the protein MSPLQIIIASLFRRPGKSLPILLGFAVCWATLFSLITLSDGATQAAQRETVQAGNMIQVTTPSASIAFAYAGIPVTSGVAVSDPTLPPDALERMSGTGRLLPKLVTPGRINGKKALIVGANMADEMDVKKGWRFIEETLIPEERPMNGAREQGLFYVGSTAAETLQLRPGSPLRITGEKGVILDGIVGAVFAASGDVEDRLIFTDLDWLQRSLGKEKTLTFVEIQSERDGAEAARLLQERLGPSVAVQADANPGASSSRREMAASLQRFTSLVGVTVLTISSLLLFVTMTGAIEERRSELGLLFALGFRPSHVRRLLIGEGVLLAGTGAVAGALIGYGLAVALAPMVIGAGIPLPFPALPMAGGTCLALLLGALAAFRPASRAAVREPAEAFR
- a CDS encoding ABC transporter permease; protein product: MTLWDVIRKNLKRRWGRALFLSLSLFLVAAVTTALFTASRAMQVEVADSYDQIGANISIVPARDDLSITYGGVTLSPDEAGAPLLTDDALGRIGAIHNAESIARVAPKVMGVAPVDGNPLTVIGVSFHDELRMKKWWTLDGDTPVEATDIIVGDALAREKGWQKGQIVHIGNSYDEAHAERGKVARENGNAVVDHRSAGGAYRITGILLPTGGEEDRLLFMDWRQAQQRLHRGNELTFIEVSALCSSCPIEEITRQIGHALPGTEVKAVKEALVAREAIVDRFTILSLLAVAVTVTGGALLVFLLVAAGVRERTREFGLLRALGYRKGHLLQTVLAETSLLALPAGIAGYGVGLTFARWTAPLIVQMDIQVVGSASEALIAAALTLAVGLLASSLPAWRGASKDPVEALRTL
- a CDS encoding response regulator transcription factor, whose translation is MLSNENIRILAVEDEAGLLKLVVAYLEQEGFAVKGAVTGREALQTFKDWQPHLLVLDRMLPDISGEEVCRQIRRESDIPILMLTAKAGEDHLVEGLSLGADDYVTKPFSPKEVMARVRALLRRSRADRLPQAEEFRFDGDRLVIRVARQEVLKAGEPISLTTAEFRILVTLARRPGIAYTRAQLIDKAMGEDFDGYDRTIDVHIKNLRQKLEDKPKQPRYIVTVFGTGYKFGVES
- a CDS encoding sensor histidine kinase → MRLQTKLGLAFAAVATGAIIAAVLLANLSVRQNFEQYVHQRHYAYYEQIANNLIRNYEQTNAFSPASLDFFGRQALQEGYRLRLESDTGDLIWESPAPVKHGLSPDESQWDFHRTDLYAGNRFLGALYLLYPKAELTFAAAERTFLGQLYRGFALAALTAGLLALLVSMLMGRYLLIPITLMRDVAVRLRAGDLTPAINLDRRDEIGDLALAMNHLTESLRQQEELRKNLTADVAHELRTPLSTLQGYLEAFRDGVWSPTPERLDACHQQTIRLKNLVSDLESLASAEAGLAYNLAPLDFSDLVAKVCESMRPRIENKGLTFELSIGEDITVQGDAQRLTQLIVNLVENAIKFNRPAGQVTVNVKKSSPPDTTAPADTKSQLETKKWVVLHVSDKGTGIASIDVPYVFERFFRGDKSRTRLTGGSGIGLAIVKAIAVAHGGYASIAETSERGTTVEIALPILVCRPGTQE
- a CDS encoding ABC transporter ATP-binding protein is translated as MSALVTTKKLCKSYGQGESKVEVLHDIDLTVQEGEFLALAGPSGSGKSTLLTLLGGLNRPDSGELIIDGIDLYSLSGERMADFRREYVGFVFQQFHLMPYLTALENVMLPLATTGIPAREQRRRAQELLQQMGLSGRENHLPGQLSGGEQERVAIARALVNKPALILADEPTGALDSQTGERIMALFGELNRQGMTIIMVTHNPDHLGHASRTIHMKDGRLR
- a CDS encoding DUF2318 domain-containing protein, which produces MDNRQEKRQQFQSEKSSGKWYASAIAVTVAAAIAAYAFWGAAPENTGGSQTYNVGAKVNYAGKIVSMAYLPAVTSQNGKVELPLAEIKEKGLIRTEFKDGKQRLPLMAYVAPSGRVVSAVSVCEPCNGTSFTIKNNQVACDTCDTRWDLETLKGLAGGCQSYPPDLLNYEVSGDKLLLNAQDLSNWKPRI
- a CDS encoding HD-GYP domain-containing protein, producing the protein MSVNREFAHTSFHRMLEQPTPAHIALPDLIGGFSLAIDLAEGKPLRHAQSISFLADHVAQALRIGGGERDALYYAALLHDIGVSSQNQLCPLCQVFEEEGNLDSVTSLMDADQALHRRRERWDGSGPLALSGQAIPLVSRILAVAVAAERVGGERRDFWNWRTRVEDYFHRDTGVFDPAIVAALKALLRDRVFCLDLFAFSQGRSVDRFRPEETIALAGGTMHLLGKAFARFIDVKTPFTADHSRNVADWSRRIAGAMGLPEARKHQIYLAGLLHDLGKIAIPKAILEKPGPLTAKEFDLVRNHPYYTACILNQIPALETISLWASSHHERLDGSGYFLGITGEMLPMEARIIAVADVYEALAADRPYRKGLETAAIQGMLKDMAHRRHLDADVVEALDGLLGGQRC